Below is a window of Candidatus Binataceae bacterium DNA.
GCGCGCGATCGTCATTTCAGGAGAGACCGCGTCGAAAATCGTCGGTTCGACGAAGAAGCCTCGGCTGAACTCGCCCGTGCCGCCGCCGACCACCAGATCAGCCCCTTCCTTGCGACCGGTCTCTATGTAGGAGAGTACTCGTTGCTGCTGCCGGCGCATCGACAGTGGCCCCAACCCAACCTCCGGATCCCGAGGATCACCGACTTTGATCCCTTGCACCGCATCGCGATAGGCGTCGAGCACTTCGTCATGCCTGCGTTCTGAAACAAGTATTCGCGTTTGAGCGAAGCAAATCTGGCCACTGAAAGGCATCGAGACCGGCGTGACTGCAGGAATCGCCGTGGCCAAATCCGCATCGTCGCAAATGCTCGACGCCGACTTGCCACCGAGCTCGAGACTGACGCGCGCCACGCGGTCGGCGCACACGCTCGCGATATGGCGGCCGGCAGCGGTCGATCCGGTGAAGCTGACTTTGTCGACCCGTGGGTTGCGGATCAGGTGGTCGCCGGCCTCGCGTCCTGCCGGCACGACGTTCAGCACGCCCGGCGGCAAACCCGCTGACTCGGCGCACTCGGCTACAATCAGCGCATCGAGCGGTGTTTCCGGGCTCGGCTTCGCAACCACCGTGCATCCGGCCAGCAGCGCTGCTCCCAGTTTCTGGGTCAACAAGATCAACGGTGCATTCCACGGCAGCACGAGCGCGCATACTCCGACCGGCTCGCGAATTATCCGCGCAATGCCTTGGGGAGTCCGCCGCTCTTCTTCAAACGGGAAGCTGGAAGCGAGATCGGCGAAGAAGCGATAGTACGTGGGAACCAGATTGATAATCATTCCCGCAAATCCCTGAACCACGCCGACCTGAGCTGTCCACACGCGTTGGAACAGAGGCAGCCGCTTTTCAATCTCCTCCCCGAGTCGACGCAGGACTGCGGCGCGCTCCAGCGGAGTCATTCGCGGCCAAGGACCGCGCTCGAACGCCTCAGCCGCCGCTGCC
It encodes the following:
- a CDS encoding aldehyde dehydrogenase; the protein is MIDRFDPAEISENVRTRFYIGGRWRQPTSGERLEIISPLTEKTQFSVPSGVAADMDDAVAAAAEAFERGPWPRMTPLERAAVLRRLGEEIEKRLPLFQRVWTAQVGVVQGFAGMIINLVPTYYRFFADLASSFPFEEERRTPQGIARIIREPVGVCALVLPWNAPLILLTQKLGAALLAGCTVVAKPSPETPLDALIVAECAESAGLPPGVLNVVPAGREAGDHLIRNPRVDKVSFTGSTAAGRHIASVCADRVARVSLELGGKSASSICDDADLATAIPAVTPVSMPFSGQICFAQTRILVSERRHDEVLDAYRDAVQGIKVGDPRDPEVGLGPLSMRRQQQRVLSYIETGRKEGADLVVGGGTGEFSRGFFVEPTIFDAVSPEMTIAREEIFGPVVSFIRYRDEEDAVRIANDSIYGLSGTVFTTDLDRGERIARRVRTGNISVNRLQLDPGVPFGGFKQSGLGREAGPEGLEAFLETKAIYLPRAVAA